The Mauremys mutica isolate MM-2020 ecotype Southern chromosome 1, ASM2049712v1, whole genome shotgun sequence genome has a segment encoding these proteins:
- the LOC123363066 gene encoding olfactory receptor 52K1-like — MSDSNTTDFTNPSTFILLGIPGLETVHVWISIPFCTMYTIAILGNFTILFIVKTEPSLHGPMYYFLCMMAVSDLVLSTSILPKMLSIFWFNSREINFSACLTQMYFIYCFLVMDSGILMAMAFDRYVAICHPLRHSTILTNPVVAKIGLAMVLRGGMLILPYPFLARRWPYCRTNIIAHSYCEHMAVVKLACADTRISSYYGLIVGFMVTGLDLFFIAVSYIQILRAIFSLPTKDAQLKTFETCGSHLCAILASYIPVLFSSIMHRYGHYVPLDFHILMANANLLVPAVLNPIIYGVRTKQIRDRLLGLLSHKWT; from the coding sequence atgtcagattccaacaccactgacttcaccaacccctccaccttcatcctgctgggcattcctggcctggagacagtccatgtctggatctccatccccttctgcaccatgtacaccatagccatcttggggaacttcaccatcctgttcatcgtgaagaCGGAAccgagcctccatgggcccatgtactatttcctctgcatgatGGCTGTCAGCGACCTGGTCCTGTCCACGTCCatcctgcccaaaatgctgagcatcttctggttcaattccagggagatcaatttCAGCGCCTgtctcacccagatgtacttcatttaCTGCTTCTTAGTGATGGACTCTGGAATCCTcatggccatggcttttgatcgctacgtggccatctgccatcccctgagacattccaccatcctgacaaaccctgTGGTGGCCAAGATTGGCCTGGCCATGGTCCTGCGCGGTGGCATGCTAATATTGCCCTATCCCTTCCTGGCAAGGCGGTGGCCATATTGTAGAACCAACATCATCGCCCACTCGTACTGTGAGCACATggccgtggtgaagctggcctgtgccGACACCCGTatcagtagttactatggcctcATTGTGGGATTCATGGTGACAGGTCTGGATTTGTTTTTTATTGCCGtgtcctatatccagatcctcagggccatcttcagcctccccacaaaggacgcccaGCTGAAGACTTTTGAGACCTgtggctcccacctctgtgccattTTAGCCTCTTACATCCCAGTTCTCTTCTCCTCCATCATGCACCGGTATGGCCACTATGTGCCCCTGGATTTCCACATTCTCATGGCCAACGCAAACCTGCTTGTGCCCGCCgtgctaaaccccatcatctacggggtgaggaccaaacagatccgggacaggctgcttgGGCTACTTAGTCATAAATGGACgtaa
- the LOC123361928 gene encoding olfactory receptor 52M1-like, whose protein sequence is MSDSNTTDFTNPSTFILLGIPGLETVHVWISIPFCTMYTIAILGNFTILFIVKTEPSLHGPMYYFLCMMAVSDLVLSTSILPKMLSIFWFNSREIDFSACLTQMYFIYCFLVMDSGILMAMAFDRYVAICHPLRHSTILTNPVVAKIGLAMVLRGGMLILPYPFLARRWPYCRTNIIAHSYCEHMAVVKLACADTRISSYYGLIVGFMVTGLDLFFIAVSYIQILRAIFSLPTKDAQLKTFETCGSHLCAILASYIPVLFSSIMHRYGHYVPLDFHILMANANLLVPAVLNPIIYGVRTKQIRDRLLGLLSHKWT, encoded by the coding sequence atgtcagattccaacaccactgacttcaccaacccctccaccttcatcctgctgggcattcctggcctggagacagtccatgtctggatctccatccccttctgcaccatgtacaccatagccatcttggggaacttcaccatcctgttcatcgtgaagaCGGAAccgagcctccatgggcccatgtactatttcctctgcatgatGGCTGTCAGCGACCTGGTCCTGTCCACGTCCatcctgcccaaaatgctgagcatcttctggttcaattccagggagatcgatttcagcgcctgcctcacccagatgtacttcatttaCTGCTTCTTAGTGATGGACTCTGGAATCCTcatggccatggcttttgatcgctacgtggccatctgccatcccctgagacattccaccatcctgacaaaccctgTGGTGGCCAAGATTGGCCTGGCCATGGTCCTGCGCGGTGGCATGCTAATATTGCCCTATCCCTTCCTGGCGAGGCGGTGGCCATATTGTAGAACCAACATCATCGCCCACTCGTACTGTGAGCACATggccgtggtgaagctggcctgtgccGACACCCGTatcagtagttactatggcctcATTGTGGGATTCATGGTGACAGGTCTGGATTTGTTTTTTATTGCCGtgtcctatatccagatcctcagggccatcttcagcctccccacaaaggacgcccaGCTGAAGACTTTTGAGACCTgtggctcccacctctgtgccattTTAGCCTCTTACATCCCAGTTCTCTTCTCCTCCATCATGCACCGGTATGGCCACTATGTGCCCCTGGATTTCCACATTCTCATGGCCAACGCAAACCTGCTTGTGCCCGCCgtgctaaaccccatcatctacggggtgaggaccaaacagatccgggacaggctgcttgGGCTACTTAGTCATAAATGGACgtaa